A genome region from Anastrepha ludens isolate Willacy chromosome 3, idAnaLude1.1, whole genome shotgun sequence includes the following:
- the LOC128856773 gene encoding uncharacterized protein LOC128856773 isoform X2, whose amino-acid sequence MLPVKSSRMFQYYLDNFFKFPKEIKNDIVYCQRSFKAHIKVHQMVIDVFQQEEDADPAQKQRILDEIESELYEINAEQHFLLLRLRRIIDEFTKLVKKNDVPMDYTATSAWISRELVPLVNDSSIEIFPATVLSRSTEQKLIEKYFEVQKEKVVYEIEDSDEEDNSVILSNEMKGMRCIKNNSNSTMFSENIPADGTCPLQSPSENSNSLSQMSLLKPISQRMVGNVGMVSAGFEGFQDASKFLQMNLIEEKNTGGNPENMGLPSEDPPHLPDTLSKIGDSLEPLIDLPVSKNVKISRLNLRQALNKARTENMVAKAAANMLARSGPSSTSSIETSAANHTAKKYEIRTRAARNNASSAVSVATVSKERNTELNSSSEDSNPERIPTPPQPHLGFMEYGEERTLPEHYGQEMFLRLFQLFTPTVLVQMQQRRSKRKRRTVHNNERADFHYGRIEYGSYPPPEKKRKAFLLSPQIKRVLQSKRPKRSNAEKSEDTLPSRSSSSSPDEKRCCNECLKSGDCFDQCIECKGYYHQLCHPEDDEKSTTYKKASVLENTQQKLCPACRRSQSRLVNKEAQYQNLHSTAQELEKKLAHEKDRRASLQQESKMYKLQMRNLFNIVNTIKSDQENDSSG is encoded by the exons ATGCTGCCCGTGAAATCTTCTCGTATGTTTCAATATTATTTGGATAATTTCTTCAAGTttccaaaagaaataaaaaatgatatcgTTTATTGTCAACGGTCTTTTAAAGCACACATCAAAGTACACCAG atgGTTATTGACGTGTTTCAACAGGAGGAGGACGCA GATCCTGCTCAGAAACAGCGAATTTTGGATGAAATTGAATCGGAGCTTTACGAGATAAATGCTGAGCAGCATTTCCTATTGCTGCGATTGCGTCGAATAATTGATGAATTCACGAAACTGGTGAAGAAGAACGATGTTCCTATGGACTATACGGCAACAAGTGCTTGGATTTCAAGAGAATTAGTGCCACTTGTAAATGATTCCTCTATTGAAATATTTCCTGCAACAGTACTGTCTCGGAGTACAGAACAAAAACtaatcgaaaaatattttgaagtacagaaagaaaaagttgtttatgaAATTGAAGATTCTGATGAGGAGGACAATTCGGTTATACTTTCTAATGAAATGAAGGGTATGCgatgcattaaaaataattctaaTAGCACCATGTTTAGTGAAAATATACCCGCTGATGGTACATGCCCATTACAAAGCCCCAGCGAGAACTCGAATAGTTTGTCCCAAATGTCTTTGTTAAAGCCAATTTCTCAAAGAATGGTAGGCAATGTTGGGATGGTTTCAGCAGGTTTTGAAGGATTTCAAGATGCTTCTAAATTCCTACAAATGAATCTTATAGAAGAAAAGAATACTGGTGGTAATCCAGAAAACATGGGGTTGCCATCTGAAGATCCCCCACACTTACCCGATACTTTATCGAAAATTGGCGATTCCTTGGAGCCGCTAATTGATTTACCTGTATCAAAGAATGTAAAAATTAGCCGATTGAATCTACGACAAGCCCTTAACAAGGCACGCACTGAAAATATGGTAGCAAAAGCAGCTGCAAACATGCTAGCTCGTTCGGGTCCCTCTTCAACTTCATCAATAGAAACGTCTGCAGCCAATCATACTgcaaaaaagtatgaaattagAACAAGAGCGGCAAGAAATAATGCCAGTAGTGCAGTATCTGTTGCAACTGTTTCGAAGGAGCGCAATACTGAATTGAACTCATCATCTGAAGATTCCAATCCTGAACGTATTCCAACACCTCCTCAACCTCATTTAGGTTTCATGGAATATGGAGAAGAGCGAACATTACCAGAACATTACGGCCAAGAAATGTTTTTACgtctttttcaacttttcaccCCTACCGTTCTTGTCCAGATGCAACAGCGGCGCTCAAAACGCAAACGGCGTACTGTACATAACAACGAACGAGCTGACTTTCACTATGGCCGTATTGAG TATGGTAGCTATCCTCCgccagaaaaaaaaagaaaagctttTTTACTTTCACCACAAATAAAACGCGTTTTACAGTCGAAGCGTCCAAAACGTAGTAATGCTGAAAAAAGTGAAGATACTTTACCATCTCGATCTAGTTCGAGTTCACCGGATGAAAAACGTTGTTGCAATGAGTGCCTCAAAAGCGGCG ATTGCTTTGATCAATGCATCGAGTGTAAAGGGTATTATCACCAATTATGTCATCCGGAAGATGACGAGAAGTCAACTACTTATAAAAAGGCTTCAGTTTTAGAAAATACCCAGCAAAAATTATGTCCGGCTTGTAGGCGTTCGCAATCAAGACTAGTGAATAAGG AAGCACAATATCAAAATTTGCATTCCACGGCACAGGAGCTTGAAAAAAAACTCGCTCACGAGAAGGACCGACGTGCCAGCTTACAGCAAGAAAGTAAGATGTACAAATTACAAATGCGCAACCTGTTTAACATCGTTAATACTATTAAAAGTGATCAGGAAAACGACAGTTCAGGATAG
- the LOC128856775 gene encoding ATP synthase subunit delta, mitochondrial yields the protein MSFVKNARYLATRGTRMMQKRGFADEMKLTFAAANQTFYDQAEVRQIDVPSFSGSFGILAKHVPTLAVLKPGVVQVIENDGKTSKFFVSSGSITVNEDSSVQVLAEEAHKVEDIDVSEAKQLLSQYQSQLNSAASDEAKAEAAIAVECAEALVRAAE from the exons ATGTCTTTTGTAAAGAATGCTCGGTACTTAGCGACTCGCGGTACACGTATGATGCAAAAGCGTGGATTCGCCGATGAAATGAAATTGACTTTTGCCGCTGCTAATCAAACTTTTTACGATCAAGCAGAAGTGCGACAAATTGATGTTCCTTCATTCAGTGGAAGCTTTGGCATCCTTGCGAAGCATGTACCAACTTTGg CTGTTTTAAAGCCCGGCGTGGTGCAAGTTATCGAAAACGATGGAAAAACCTCAAAATTTTTCGTGTCTAGTGGCTCAATTACAGTAAATGAAGACTCTTCTGTCCAAGTTTTGGCTGAAGAAGCACACAAAGTTGAGGATATTGACGTATCTGAAGCAAAACAGCTTTTGTCACAGTATCAATCGCAATTAAATTCCGCCGCTAGTGACGAA GCCAAGGCGGAGGCTGCCATTGCTGTTGAGTGTGCTGAAGCTCTTGTCCGGGCTGCAGAGTAA
- the LOC128856363 gene encoding uncharacterized protein LOC128856363, which yields MATPVSKATTPASVADQQRVSDTGTAVGVVDLPSPPVAEGVTTRASSAARQEVMFQAMQKRIAALERRLKVAQDKIREHELTNEAQRADAQSIASAPSDSSANESALPSSSLPMTQIQLLQPQSPLITCAATCVHTVQPPPPQNATRYQMYTATRSSPLIYTSSTNGTYSSSTLPPGDTFVSSLPSTVPISANVGSLPLQFSTQPRKLQDLPEFSGKPEDWPIFFTAYTESTTVYGYSRFENNLRLQKCLKGEAREAVKSLLIHPNNVANIIEQLKFRFGRPEQLIRSQLAHVREIAPISESSVVKLIPFATKISNVCAFLRSACGGEQYLVNPTLLDELVGKLPMSKRIEWAVFASSLQPYATVQHFSDWLTQLANVICTVYDGEAAKDSKRRVVLHAAESQRHSACPICQGQHKPADCTQFSQLTVPERWEEVKRRHLCFSCLNVGHGSRNCQRRKLCSTDGCKRWHHKLLHDIGKIIDGSSNQSPRPRDRQRRTSIADTHTGISTRTQPASRIEQQGDAGAAVLSCSTDNNSKLLFRILPVVLYGNQKRVETYALLDEGSSITMIDSTLIEELGLRGRTERLNLQWFGGRAAQESAMVVDLLVSGAGMQKRHKLRRVYGVSNLQLPSQSLNKSDLRCHESQLNKLAVEPYAQVKPKLLIGLDHCHLGLPSATMQLNKCGPFAANTELGWVVFGPTMNSDPSLPSCLFVNCHTDQSLHNMVAEYFETESFGVRAAPIMESEADVRAREILKSTTCRVEGRYQTGLLWKRSDIQLPASYSMALKRLAGVEAKMRRDTDFAAEYNRIISSYVMKDYARKLSPEEAALTCNRTWYLPHFAVKNPNKPGKLRMVFDAAAEVDGVSLNSQLMKGPQEYRSVPAILFHFREGATGVCGDITEMFHQVLVQRDDRCAQRFLWRQGDTTRQPEVYEMRVMTFGAACSPCAANYVKTINALEYGNKVKGATRAVKSILDYHYVDDYVDSFDTEEEAADITKQVRAIHKMAGFDLCNFASNSLRVTEALSGDGNIRQIANKEGVLVDRVLGLFWQASTDTFGFKLRFNNVDSNVLDGGRRPTKRELLSVVMSIFDPLGFLSNFVVSAKILMREVWKNDIRWDEPLPNNVNTAWEGWRKQLPMVAEYTVPRYYYRNGKPEVLQLHVFVDASEDAFAAVAYWRSTNAAGEVEVAFISAKTKCAPMKSLTVPRLELQAAVLGTRLLNCLREEHSLHIDDCVIWSDSKTVIQWLRSEHRRYKPFVQHRIAEILATTTTANWRWLPTEHNVADEATRANNFVDFSSSARWSCGPPFLLREEQYWPTESSTCNHHEEADKELRPKFALAIVSCTFLDYNRFSTFSKLVRTTAWVLRFIDVCRRRKPPDRGYGLTAKEVETAKLCLCRLVQRGEYAEEFQHIESGRNLPRTSSLIQLSPYIDEDGVLRVRGRIEAASWLPISARRPIILPPKHCFSNLVAMHYHVKMHHQNLEATICEIRRLYWVPRLRSLLRSIVANCAICRLRKIHAVSPLMGPLPIDRLTPYVRPFSYTGLDYFGPITVTVRCANEKRWVALFTCLTVRAVHLELAHDLSTDSCIIVLRNFINRRGVPVRVRSENGNWKQSASVKSSIAIACRVSYRKGA from the coding sequence ATGGCGACACCAGTTTCAAAGGCCACTACACCTGCATCAGTAGCCGACCAGCAAAGGGTGTCGGATACTGGCACTGCCGTCGGTGTAGTGGATTTGCCAAGTCCTCCCGTTGCCGAGGGAGTCACCACTCGTGCTTCATCTGCCGCCCGCCAAGAAGTGATGTTCCAGGCTATGCAAAAACGCATCGCCGCGCTTGAACGTCGCCTGAAAGTTGCCCAAGACAAAATAAGGGAACACGAGTTAACCAACGAAGCCCAGCGCGCTGATGCGCAAAGCATAGCCAGTGCACCCAGCGACAGTTCCGCCAACGAATCTGCCTTGCCGTCATCAAGCCTGCCGATGACACAGATCCAGTTGCTTCAGCCGCAATCGCCGTTAATAACATGTGCTGCTACCTGTGTGCATACGGTGCAGCCGCCGCCGCCTCAGAACGCTACACGTTATCAGATGTACACCGCTACTCGTTCCTCACCGCTTATTTACACATCCTCAACAAATGGGACGTACAGCAGCTCGACTTTGCCTCCGGGCGACACATTTGTTAGCAGTCTTCCGTCAACGGTGCCAATTTCCGCTAATGTGGGCTCCTTACCCTTGCAGTTTTCAACCCAGCCAAGGAAATTGCAAGATTTGCCGGAGTTTAGCGGGAAACCAGAGGACTGGCCGATATTTTTTACTGCCTACACCGAGTCAACCACTGTCTATGGGTACAGTCGCTTTGAGAACAACTTACGCCTGCAGAAGTGCTTAAAGGGTGAAGCCCGAGAAGCTGTTAAATCGCTACTAATCCATCCAAACAACGTGGCCAATATCATAGAGCAACTTAAGTTCCGATTCGGTCGCCCAGAGCAATTAATTCGAAGCCAGCTAGCCCATGTTCGAGAAATTGCCCCGATATCGGAAAGCTCAGTGGTAAAGTTGATACCATTTGCGACGAAGATTAGCAACGTCTGTGCATTTTTACGTTCTGCATGTGGCGGAGAGCAGTATTTAGTGAATCCAACACTCCTCGATGAGCTCGTCGGAAAGTTACCCATGAGCAAGCGTATCGAATGGGCAGTCTTTGCGTCATCTTTACAGCCTTACGCAACTGTTCAGCATTTTAGCGATTGGCTCACTCAACTTGCCAACGTCATCTGCACGGTTTACGATGGAGAAGCAGCGAAAGATTCGAAGCGTCGGGTTGTGTTGCACGCTGCCGAATCTCAACGTCATTCAGCCTGCCCTATTTGCCAGGGCCAACATAAGCCAGCCGATTGTACGCAGTTTAGTCAACTTACAGTGCCGGAAAGGTGGGAGGAAGTGAAGCGACGTCACCTTTGTTTTTCTTGTCTCAACGTTGGACATGGGTCGCGCAATTGCCAACGGCGCAAACTATGTTCAACTGACGGGTGCAAACGGTGGCATCATAAATTGTTGCACGATATTGGGAAAATAATCGATGGGTCATCAAACCAGTCACCGCGGCCTCGAGATCGCCAACGACGTACTTCCATTGCCGATACACATACAGGTATTAGTACGAGGACGCAGCCAGCGTCTCGTATTGAACAGCAAGGTGATGCGGGTGCAGCGGTCCTTAGTTGCAGTACAGATAACAATAGTAAGTTATTATTTCGGATTCTGCCGGTCGTGCTGTATGGGAACCAAAAGCGCGTTGAGACGTACGCACTTTTAGATGAAGGTTCGTCAATAACAATGATTGATAGCACACTAATTGAAGAGCTCGGCTTACGTGGCCGGACTGAACGCTTGAACCTACAGTGGTTCGGAGGACGTGCCGCTCAGGAGTCGGCCATGGTGGTAGATCTACTCGTGAGTGGTGCCGGTATGCAAAAGAGACATAAGTTACGAAGGGTTTATGGTGTTTCAAACTTGCAGCTGCCTTCTCAGAGTCTGAATAAATCCGATTTGCGTTGCCATGAAAGCCAATTGAATAAGCTGGCAGTTGAACCATACGCACAAGTCAAGCCAAAGCTGCTAATCGGACTCGACCACTGCCACCTCGGTTTGCCGTCAGCTACAATGCAGCTAAACAAGTGTGGGCCATTCGCTGCGAATACTGAGCTAGGATGGGTTGTATTTGGGCCAACAATGAACTCCGATCCATCATTGCCATCATGCTTATTCGTTAACTGCCACACTGATCAATCTCTACATAATATGGTTGCTGAATACTTCGAGACGGAAAGCTTTGGGGTTCGAGCTGCACCTATCATGGAGAGTGAAGCTGACGTCCGTGCTCGGGAAATCTTGAAGTCTACTACATGCCGTGTTGAAGGAAGGTACCAGACTGGTCTGCTCTGGAAACGTTCCGACATACAGCTACCTGCCAGCTATTCTATGGCTTTGAAAAGATTAGCGGGTGTTGAAGCAAAAATGAGGCGCGATACAGACTTTGCCGCTGAATATAACCGCATCATAAGTTCTTACGTCATGAAGGACTACGCACGAAAGCTGTCGCCAGAAGAAGCCGCTTTAACTTGCAATAGAACATGGTACCTGCCTCATTTTGCCGTGAAGAATCCAAATAAGCCAGGCAAGTTACGCATGGTGTTCGACGCAGCTGCTGAGGTGGACGGTGTGTCCCTTAATTCACAGCTTATGAAGGGTCCGCAAGAGTATCGGTCTGTGCCTGCTATACTATTCCACTTTCGGGAAGGAGCAACGGGCGTGTGTGGGGACATCACAGAGATGTTTCACCAGGTGCTGGTTCAACGTGACGACAGATGTGCGCAACGATTTCTTTGGCGCCAAGGTGATACTACCAGACAGCCCGAGGTATATGAGATGCGCGTAATGACCTTTGGAGCAGCATGTTCGCCTTGCGCCGCCAATTATGTGAAGACGATCAATGCGTTGGAGTATGGCAACAAAGTCAAGGGTGCTACCCGAGCCGTGAAATCGATACTGGACTACCATTATGTCGATGACTATGTCGATAGCTTTGACACAGAGGAAGAAGCAGCTGACATAACGAAACAAGTTCGCGCAATACATAAGATGGCCGGTTTCGATCTTTGTAATTTCGCGTCAAACTCATTAAGAGTGACAGAAGCACTTAGTGGTGACGGGAATATCCGtcaaatagcaaataaagaaggagTACTGGTGGACAGAGTCCTCGGTTTGTTTTGGCAGGCATCAACCGACACTTTTGGGTTTAAACTGAGATTCAACAACGTAGATTCCAACGTTTTGGACGGAGGGCGCCGTCCGACGAAGCGAGAACTTCTCAGTGTGGTCATGTCGATCTTCGACCCGCTGGGCTTTCTTAGCAACTTTGTAGTGAGCGCTAAGATCCTCATGCGGGAAGTGTGGAAGAATGACATCCGGTGGGACGAGCCACTGCCAAACAACGTAAACACCGCATGGGAAGGATGGCGTAAACAACTGCCAATGGTCGCCGAATATACCGTCCCTCGATACTATTATCGAAATGGGAAACCTGAAGTTTTGCAGCTCCATGTTTTCGTCGACGCCAGCGAGGATGCCTTTGCCGCGGTAGCCTACTGGAGGTCAACTAATGCCGCCGGTGAGGTTGAAGTCGCATTTATATCTGCAAAAACTAAATGCGCGCCGATGAAGTCATTGACGGTCCCTCGATTGGAGCTTCAGGCAGCTGTATTGGGTACGCGTTTGCTGAATTGCCTACGAGAGGAGCACTCCTTGCACATCGATGACTGCGTCATTTGGAGTGACTCCAAAACAGTGATCCAGTGGCTTCGAAGTGAACATCGACGCTATAAGCCATTTGTGCAGCATCGGATCGCCGAGATATTAGCCACAACTACTACTGCAAACTGGAGATGGCTACCTACCGAGCACAATGTCGCTGATGAGGCTACTCGAGCTAATAACTTTGTCGACTTCAGCTCGTCCGCCCGTTGGTCCTGCGGCCCACCATTTTTGTTACGAGAAGAGCAGTATTGGCCGACAGAGAGCTCTACATGCAATCATCATGAGGAAGCTGACAAGGAACTACGTCCTAAATTCGCCCTTGCAATCGTAAGCTGTACGTTTCTAGACTATAACCGATTCTCTACATTCAGTAAACTGGTGAGAACGACAGCATGGGTCCTGCGATTCATTGACGTTTGCCGCCGCCGTAAACCGCCAGACCGAGGCTATGGGTTGACTGCCAAAGAAGTTGAGACTGCTAAGCTTTGTTTGTGCCGCCTCGTTCAACGCGGTGAATACGCCGAAGAGTTTCAGCACATCGAAAGCGGTCGCAACCTGCCACGCACCAGTTCGCTCATTCAACTTTCGCCGTATATAGACGAAGATGGTGTTCTTCGTGTACGAGGACGCATAGAAGCTGCCAGCTGGCTCCCAATAAGCGCGAGACGCCCTATCATACTACCGCCAAAGCATTGTTTCTCAAATCTGGTCGCCATGCACTACCACGTCAAAATGCATCATCAAAATCTAGAAGCCACTATTTGTGAGATACGTCGCCTTTATTGGGTACCACGCCTCAGGAGTTTGCTGCGCAGTATAGTCGCCAATTGCGCCATTTGTCGCTTAAGAAAAATCCATGCCGTATCGCCATTGATGGGCCCTCTTCCGATTGATAGACTCACTCCTTATgtcaggccattcagctatacgGGCCTTGATTACTTTGGACCGATAACAGTAACTGTTCGCTGCGCCAACGAAAAAAGATGGGTGGCGTTATTTACGTGCCTGACAGTCAGGGCTGTGCATCTGGAGTTGGCTCATGACCTCAGCACTGACTCATGCATAATCGTATTGCGCAACTTTATAAATCGTCGCGGCGTTCCCGTACGTGTGAGGTCCGAAAATGGGAACTGGAAGCAAAGCGCTTCAGTGAAGTCTTCGATTGCAATCGCCTGCAGGGTGAGCTATCGCAAAGGGGCGTAG
- the LOC128856773 gene encoding uncharacterized protein LOC128856773 isoform X1, translating to MLPVKSSRMFQYYLDNFFKFPKEIKNDIVYCQRSFKAHIKVHQMVIDVFQQEEDADPAQKQRILDEIESELYEINAEQHFLLLRLRRIIDEFTKLVKKNDVPMDYTATSAWISRELVPLVNDSSIEIFPATVLSRSTEQKLIEKYFEVQKEKVVYEIEDSDEEDNSVILSNEMKGMRCIKNNSNSTMFSENIPADGTCPLQSPSENSNSLSQMSLLKPISQRMVGNVGMVSAGFEGFQDASKFLQMNLIEEKNTGGNPENMGLPSEDPPHLPDTLSKIGDSLEPLIDLPVSKNVKISRLNLRQALNKARTENMVAKAAANMLARSGPSSTSSIETSAANHTAKKYEIRTRAARNNASSAVSVATVSKERNTELNSSSEDSNPERIPTPPQPHLGFMEYGEERTLPEHYGQEMFLRLFQLFTPTVLVQMQQRRSKRKRRTVHNNERADFHYGRIEYGSYPPPEKKRKAFLLSPQIKRVLQSKRPKRSNAEKSEDTLPSRSSSSSPDEKRCCNECLKSGDCFDQCIECKGYYHQLCHPEDDEKSTTYKKASVLENTQQKLCPACRRSQSRLVNKAEAQYQNLHSTAQELEKKLAHEKDRRASLQQESKMYKLQMRNLFNIVNTIKSDQENDSSG from the exons ATGCTGCCCGTGAAATCTTCTCGTATGTTTCAATATTATTTGGATAATTTCTTCAAGTttccaaaagaaataaaaaatgatatcgTTTATTGTCAACGGTCTTTTAAAGCACACATCAAAGTACACCAG atgGTTATTGACGTGTTTCAACAGGAGGAGGACGCA GATCCTGCTCAGAAACAGCGAATTTTGGATGAAATTGAATCGGAGCTTTACGAGATAAATGCTGAGCAGCATTTCCTATTGCTGCGATTGCGTCGAATAATTGATGAATTCACGAAACTGGTGAAGAAGAACGATGTTCCTATGGACTATACGGCAACAAGTGCTTGGATTTCAAGAGAATTAGTGCCACTTGTAAATGATTCCTCTATTGAAATATTTCCTGCAACAGTACTGTCTCGGAGTACAGAACAAAAACtaatcgaaaaatattttgaagtacagaaagaaaaagttgtttatgaAATTGAAGATTCTGATGAGGAGGACAATTCGGTTATACTTTCTAATGAAATGAAGGGTATGCgatgcattaaaaataattctaaTAGCACCATGTTTAGTGAAAATATACCCGCTGATGGTACATGCCCATTACAAAGCCCCAGCGAGAACTCGAATAGTTTGTCCCAAATGTCTTTGTTAAAGCCAATTTCTCAAAGAATGGTAGGCAATGTTGGGATGGTTTCAGCAGGTTTTGAAGGATTTCAAGATGCTTCTAAATTCCTACAAATGAATCTTATAGAAGAAAAGAATACTGGTGGTAATCCAGAAAACATGGGGTTGCCATCTGAAGATCCCCCACACTTACCCGATACTTTATCGAAAATTGGCGATTCCTTGGAGCCGCTAATTGATTTACCTGTATCAAAGAATGTAAAAATTAGCCGATTGAATCTACGACAAGCCCTTAACAAGGCACGCACTGAAAATATGGTAGCAAAAGCAGCTGCAAACATGCTAGCTCGTTCGGGTCCCTCTTCAACTTCATCAATAGAAACGTCTGCAGCCAATCATACTgcaaaaaagtatgaaattagAACAAGAGCGGCAAGAAATAATGCCAGTAGTGCAGTATCTGTTGCAACTGTTTCGAAGGAGCGCAATACTGAATTGAACTCATCATCTGAAGATTCCAATCCTGAACGTATTCCAACACCTCCTCAACCTCATTTAGGTTTCATGGAATATGGAGAAGAGCGAACATTACCAGAACATTACGGCCAAGAAATGTTTTTACgtctttttcaacttttcaccCCTACCGTTCTTGTCCAGATGCAACAGCGGCGCTCAAAACGCAAACGGCGTACTGTACATAACAACGAACGAGCTGACTTTCACTATGGCCGTATTGAG TATGGTAGCTATCCTCCgccagaaaaaaaaagaaaagctttTTTACTTTCACCACAAATAAAACGCGTTTTACAGTCGAAGCGTCCAAAACGTAGTAATGCTGAAAAAAGTGAAGATACTTTACCATCTCGATCTAGTTCGAGTTCACCGGATGAAAAACGTTGTTGCAATGAGTGCCTCAAAAGCGGCG ATTGCTTTGATCAATGCATCGAGTGTAAAGGGTATTATCACCAATTATGTCATCCGGAAGATGACGAGAAGTCAACTACTTATAAAAAGGCTTCAGTTTTAGAAAATACCCAGCAAAAATTATGTCCGGCTTGTAGGCGTTCGCAATCAAGACTAGTGAATAAGG CAGAAGCACAATATCAAAATTTGCATTCCACGGCACAGGAGCTTGAAAAAAAACTCGCTCACGAGAAGGACCGACGTGCCAGCTTACAGCAAGAAAGTAAGATGTACAAATTACAAATGCGCAACCTGTTTAACATCGTTAATACTATTAAAAGTGATCAGGAAAACGACAGTTCAGGATAG
- the LOC128856774 gene encoding uncharacterized protein LOC128856774, translated as MYKQLVLASFLLFYVQISNGLLRRCYQCRSRGELGSCKDPFNYNATDVENEPGLSAIPCASGWCGKVIEGGGTYAVDDYDQAIQRMCVQRGPDDNQDRCANTVYNYKKVYMCFCQGDLCNHGSTISLNTFALGITVFAIIHNCLY; from the exons ATGTATAAACAATTAGTACTTGCATCATTTCTGCTTTTTTACGTGCAAATATCGAATG gttTGTTACGACGCTGTTATCAGTGCCGTTCTAGAGGGGAGCTTGGGAGCTGCAAAGATCCATTTAATTATAACGCAACTGATGTCGAAAATGAACCCGGTCTGTCGGCTATACCCTGTGCATCTGGCTGGTGTGGAAAGGTGATCGAAGGTGGTGGCACATATGCCGTAGACG atTACGACCAAGCAATTCAGCGAATGTGCGTACAGCGCGGACCAGATGACAACCAAGATCGATGTGCGAATACAGTTTACaactataaaaaagtgtatatgtGCTTTTGCCAAGGAGATCTATGCAATCATGGGTCGACTATTAGCCTCAACACTTTTGCGTTGGGAATTACGGTCTTTGCAATAATACATAATTGTTTATATTAA